One Theropithecus gelada isolate Dixy chromosome 20, Tgel_1.0, whole genome shotgun sequence DNA segment encodes these proteins:
- the MARVELD3 gene encoding MARVEL domain-containing protein 3 codes for MVLICIVASYFVLAGFSASFSSGGGFGNNYYSPFQGTELEQVRQLDQQYTILRSPLIYGGVAVSLGLGVLTMGVLLQGAKSLTMLSGKWLLTEAAFSLLAAVGYCTGIGVYLHVALQINSTDTCKTRERLYARRGLTWMNCQLAGTDGAAATFACLLVIMYGASVVLALRSYREQKRYKGSREQPGSYSEAPEYLWSGTV; via the coding sequence ATGGTTCTCATATGCATCGTGGCCTCCTACTTTGTCCTTGCCGGATTCAGTGCCAGTTTTTCCAGTGGCGGTGGCTTTGGGAACAACTACTACTCACCGTTCCAGGGCACTGAGCTAGAGCAGGTTCGGCAGCTGGACCAGCAGTACACGATCCTCCGGTCGCCCCTGATATATGGTGGCGTGGCTGTTTCTCTGGGGTTGGGGGTCCTCACCATGGGCGTCTTACTCCAAGGAGCCAAGAGTCTAACAATGTTGTCAGGGAAGTGGCTCCTCACGGAGGCCGCCTTCAGCCTCCTAGCGGCCGTGGGCTACTGCACAGGCATTGGTGTTTATCTCCACGTGGCTCTGCAGATCAATAGCACCGACACTTGCAAAACAAGAGAGAGGCTCTATGCCCGCAGGGGTCTCACCTGGATGAACTGCCAGCTGGCAGGCACCGACGGAGCAGCAGCCACCTTTGCTTGTCTTCTGGTGATCATGTACGGCGCCAGCGTGGTGCTGGCCCTGCGTAGCTACCGAGAACAGAAGCGCTACAAAGGCAGCCGAGAACAGCCCGGAAGTTACAGTGAGGCACCGGAATACCTGTGGTCTGGAACAGTTTGA
- the LOC112614544 gene encoding MARVEL domain-containing protein 3 → MLEVLLNLLILACSSVSYSSTGGYTGITSLGGIYYYQFGGAYSGFDGADGEKAQQLDVQFYQLKLPTVTAAMACSGSLMALCCLFIAMGVLRVPWHCPLLLVTEGLLDVLISGGYIPALYFYFHYLSAAYASPVCEERQVLYQSKGYGGFSCSFHGADVGAGIFAALGIVVFALGAVLAIKGYRKVRKLKEKPAEMFEF, encoded by the coding sequence ATGCTGGAGGTTCTCCTGAACTTGCTGATCCTGGCCTGCAGCTCTGTGTCTTACAGTTCCACAGGGGGCTACACGGGCATCACCAGCTTAGGGGGCATTTACTACTACCAATTCGGAGGGGCTTACAGTGGCTTTGATGGTGCTGATGGGGAGAAAGCCCAGCAGCTGGATGTCCAGTTCTACCAGCTAAAGCTGCCCACGGTCACTGCGGCAATGGCCTgcagtggatccctcatggcccTCTGCTGCCTCTTCATTGCTATGGGTGTCCTGCGAGTCCCGTGGCACTGTCCGCTGTTGCTGGTGACTGAAGGCTTATTGGACGTGCTTATCTCAGGGGGGTACATCCCGGCCTTGTACTTCTACTTCCACTACCTCTCTGCTGCCTACGCCTCTCCTGTGTGTGAAGAGAGGCAGGTGCTGTACCAAAGCAAAGGCTACGGTGGTTTCAGCTGCAGTTTCCACGGGGCAGATGTAGGAGCTGGAATCTTTGCTGCCCTGGGCATTGTGGTCTTTGCCCTGGGGGCTGTCCTGGCCATAAAGGGTTACCGAAAAGTCAGGAAGCTAAAAGAGAAGCCAGCAGAAATGTTTGAGTTTTAA